One segment of Monomorium pharaonis isolate MP-MQ-018 chromosome 6, ASM1337386v2, whole genome shotgun sequence DNA contains the following:
- the LOC105828721 gene encoding alpha-catulin isoform X2: MATPDPVDPATLEIKTRSIEQTLLPLVKQISTLISHRERPLCSDRSLRAVARVGQAVNLAVERFVTVGETIADDNPAIKQDMYEACKEARVAGSAIEKLCECALEDSLADRGSVVRAARCLLGSVTKVLLLADVVVVNQLLHAKDKVARSLGRLESVSNFTEFVKAFSQFGGEMVELAHLTGDRQNDLKDERRRAQMAAARQVLERSTMMLLTSSKTCLRHPECPSAKENRDTVFCQMRRAMDLIHFVVKDGVLDCSESQSYSNSQSPEQQDWDSSTVCSALKSFERLVETTRMTLLGPGCRETLTKALETVVERTQDFTDSAYTSHEHRENILLLCDRAKLELNTLLRIGNSMNYEGGGGSPSSEMEQAVMGVLRATRDLRQQLCATTMEQAGDLGQVTKAGQELVSTIRNLALANDIDRLQESNDRFHEYIEHILEVCKLLRHVALSESLQVSAKFTEINLRIYGPQVVTAAHTLARYPNSKIAKENLEVFADMWQWIMTDVTTVAKDVLELSQNRPEKQVYMSLPRPGKHGTTSKPLKPVRLDSEEQAKIAKAGLEMKLITSEMDAETEKWQESGSALEENNDIVKRAKNMSSMAFSMYQFTRGEGALKTTQDLFTQAEYFAEEANRLYKVVRQFSYQVPGGPHKKELLENLDRVPTYVQQLQFTVKNPTVGKAATFTKVDNVIQETKNLMNVISKVVTTCFVCATKVSYENILHPQSINLLNERRYAFAQTIFLRLRLPVLNEFIYGPSTFLFTIFYYRIFYET, encoded by the exons ATTTCCACGTTAATCTCACATAGAGAACGACCGCTATGCTCGGACCGGAGTCTACGAGCGGTCGCCAGAGTCGGCCAGGCAGTAAATTTGGCCGTCGAGAGATTCGTGACTGTCGGCGAAACTATCGCGGACGACAACCCGGCAATCAAACAAGACATGTACGAGGCGTGCAAAGAAGCGAGAGTTGCGG GCTCGGCAATCGAGAAATTATGCGAATGTGCCTTGGAAGACAGCTTGGCTGACCGAGGTTCCGTCGTAAGGGCTGCCAGATGTCTCCTAGGCTCGGTGACGAAAGTCCTCCTCCTGGCAGACGTCGTCGTGGTCAATCAATTGCTTCACGCCAAGGATAAGGTCGCCCGTAGTCTCGGGCGCCTCGAAAGTGTCTCGAATTTCACGGAATTCGTCAAGGCGTTCAGCCAATTTGGAGGAGAGATGGTTGAGTTGGCGCATTTAACGGGTGATCGTCAG AATGATCTCAAAGACGAGAGGCGACGTGCGCAGATGGCAGCGGCTCGACAAGTGCTCGAGAGAAGTACCATGATGCTGCTCACATCCAGCAAAACATGTCTGAGGCATCCCGAATGTCCATCCGCTAAGGAGAACAGAGACACCGTTTTTTGCCAAATGAGAAGGGCGATGGATCTGATACATTTCGTCGTCAAGGACGGTGTATTAGACTGCAGCGAATCTCAGTCCTACTCGAATTCACAG AGCCCGGAACAACAAGACTGGGATAGCAGTACAGTTTGTTCAGCTTTGAAAAGCTTCGAAAGGCTCGTTGAAACAACGAGGATGACCCTGCTGGGACCGGGTTGTCGCGAAACACTTACAAAGGCGCTCGAAACAGTGGTCGAGAGGACACAAGACTTCACCGACAGCGCCTATACGAGTCACGAGCAtagagaaaatattcttttgctTTGCGATCGCGCGAAACTCGAGCTCAATACACTCTTGCGGATCGGCAATAGTATG AATTATGAAGGAGGCGGGGGTTCACCTAGCTCGGAAATGGAACAAGCGGTGATGGGTGTGCTACGGGCGACCAGAGACCTTCGCCAACAACTCTGCGCCACGACAATGGAGCAGGCTGGCGATCTTGGCCAAGTGACAAAAGCTGGCCAGGAACTCGTGTCAACGATCAGAAATCTCGCGCTGGCCAATGACATCGACCGTCTACAGGAGAGCAACGACAGGTTCCACGAGTATATCGAACACATTCTCGAA GTGTGCAAACTTCTGAGACACGTTGCGCTTTCGGAATCGTTGCAAGTGTCGGCCAAATTCACGGAGATCAACTTAAGAATATATGGTCCTCAGGTCGTAACGGCCGCGCACACGCTAGCTAGGTATCCCAACAGTAAAATAGCCAAGGAAAATCTCGAAG TATTTGCTGACATGTGGCAGTGGATCATGACTGACGTGACGACAGTAGCGAAAGATGTTTTGGAACTCAGTCAAAACCGACCAGAGAAGCAAGTTTACATGTCTTTGCCGCGGCCAGGG AAACATGGCACGACGAGTAAGCCGTTAAAACCAGTGCGGTTGGACAGCGAGGAACAGGCGAAGATTGCCAAGGCGGGTCTCGAGATGAAGTTGATCACCTCGGAAATGGATGCCGAGACGGAAAAGTGGCAGGAGAGCGGAAGCGCTCTAGAAGAGAACAATGACATCGTGAAACGGGCGAAAAACATGTCATCGATGGCATTTTCGATGTACCAATTCACGCGAGGGGAAGGCGCCCTGAAGACCACCCAAGACCTGTTTACCCAAGCTGAGTATTTCGCCGAGGAGGCAAACAGATTGTACAAGGTTGTGAGACAATTCAGTTATCAG GTACCAGGTGGACCTCATAAGAAAGAACTCCTAGAAAATCTGGATCGAGTGCCGACCTACGTTCAGCAGCTCCAATTCACTGTGAAGAACCCTACGGTTGGCAAGGCCGCCACTTTCACGAAGGTCGATAATGTCATACAAGAAACGAAAAATCTCATGAATGTGATCTCGAAGGTGGTCACAACGTGTTTCGTCTGCGCCACAAAGGTGagttatgaaaatattctacatCCTCAATCAATTAATCTCCTAAATGAACGAAGATATGCTTTTgcacaaacaatttttttacgactGAGGTTGCCTGTATTGAATGAGTTTATATACGGTCCAAGTACATTTTtgtttacgatattttattacCGTATCTTTTATGAAACGTGA
- the LOC105828721 gene encoding alpha-catulin isoform X4, producing MPAVYYRRGSMYEGGMAGERQISTLISHRERPLCSDRSLRAVARVGQAVNLAVERFVTVGETIADDNPAIKQDMYEACKEARVAGSAIEKLCECALEDSLADRGSVVRAARCLLGSVTKVLLLADVVVVNQLLHAKDKVARSLGRLESVSNFTEFVKAFSQFGGEMVELAHLTGDRQNDLKDERRRAQMAAARQVLERSTMMLLTSSKTCLRHPECPSAKENRDTVFCQMRRAMDLIHFVVKDGVLDCSESQSYSNSQSPEQQDWDSSTVCSALKSFERLVETTRMTLLGPGCRETLTKALETVVERTQDFTDSAYTSHEHRENILLLCDRAKLELNTLLRIGNSMNYVFRQNYEGGGGSPSSEMEQAVMGVLRATRDLRQQLCATTMEQAGDLGQVTKAGQELVSTIRNLALANDIDRLQESNDRFHEYIEHILEVCKLLRHVALSESLQVSAKFTEINLRIYGPQVVTAAHTLARYPNSKIAKENLEVFADMWQWIMTDVTTVAKDVLELSQNRPEKQVYMSLPRPGKHGTTSKPLKPVRLDSEEQAKIAKAGLEMKLITSEMDAETEKWQESGSALEENNDIVKRAKNMSSMAFSMYQFTRGEGALKTTQDLFTQAEYFAEEANRLYKVVRQFSYQVPGGPHKKELLENLDRVPTYVQQLQFTVKNPTVGKAATFTKVDNVIQETKNLMNVISKVVTTCFVCATKVSYENILHPQSINLLNERRYAFAQTIFLRLRLPVLNEFIYGPSTFLFTIFYYRIFYET from the exons ATTTCCACGTTAATCTCACATAGAGAACGACCGCTATGCTCGGACCGGAGTCTACGAGCGGTCGCCAGAGTCGGCCAGGCAGTAAATTTGGCCGTCGAGAGATTCGTGACTGTCGGCGAAACTATCGCGGACGACAACCCGGCAATCAAACAAGACATGTACGAGGCGTGCAAAGAAGCGAGAGTTGCGG GCTCGGCAATCGAGAAATTATGCGAATGTGCCTTGGAAGACAGCTTGGCTGACCGAGGTTCCGTCGTAAGGGCTGCCAGATGTCTCCTAGGCTCGGTGACGAAAGTCCTCCTCCTGGCAGACGTCGTCGTGGTCAATCAATTGCTTCACGCCAAGGATAAGGTCGCCCGTAGTCTCGGGCGCCTCGAAAGTGTCTCGAATTTCACGGAATTCGTCAAGGCGTTCAGCCAATTTGGAGGAGAGATGGTTGAGTTGGCGCATTTAACGGGTGATCGTCAG AATGATCTCAAAGACGAGAGGCGACGTGCGCAGATGGCAGCGGCTCGACAAGTGCTCGAGAGAAGTACCATGATGCTGCTCACATCCAGCAAAACATGTCTGAGGCATCCCGAATGTCCATCCGCTAAGGAGAACAGAGACACCGTTTTTTGCCAAATGAGAAGGGCGATGGATCTGATACATTTCGTCGTCAAGGACGGTGTATTAGACTGCAGCGAATCTCAGTCCTACTCGAATTCACAG AGCCCGGAACAACAAGACTGGGATAGCAGTACAGTTTGTTCAGCTTTGAAAAGCTTCGAAAGGCTCGTTGAAACAACGAGGATGACCCTGCTGGGACCGGGTTGTCGCGAAACACTTACAAAGGCGCTCGAAACAGTGGTCGAGAGGACACAAGACTTCACCGACAGCGCCTATACGAGTCACGAGCAtagagaaaatattcttttgctTTGCGATCGCGCGAAACTCGAGCTCAATACACTCTTGCGGATCGGCAATAGTATG AATTATGTGTTCCGTCAGAATTATGAAGGAGGCGGGGGTTCACCTAGCTCGGAAATGGAACAAGCGGTGATGGGTGTGCTACGGGCGACCAGAGACCTTCGCCAACAACTCTGCGCCACGACAATGGAGCAGGCTGGCGATCTTGGCCAAGTGACAAAAGCTGGCCAGGAACTCGTGTCAACGATCAGAAATCTCGCGCTGGCCAATGACATCGACCGTCTACAGGAGAGCAACGACAGGTTCCACGAGTATATCGAACACATTCTCGAA GTGTGCAAACTTCTGAGACACGTTGCGCTTTCGGAATCGTTGCAAGTGTCGGCCAAATTCACGGAGATCAACTTAAGAATATATGGTCCTCAGGTCGTAACGGCCGCGCACACGCTAGCTAGGTATCCCAACAGTAAAATAGCCAAGGAAAATCTCGAAG TATTTGCTGACATGTGGCAGTGGATCATGACTGACGTGACGACAGTAGCGAAAGATGTTTTGGAACTCAGTCAAAACCGACCAGAGAAGCAAGTTTACATGTCTTTGCCGCGGCCAGGG AAACATGGCACGACGAGTAAGCCGTTAAAACCAGTGCGGTTGGACAGCGAGGAACAGGCGAAGATTGCCAAGGCGGGTCTCGAGATGAAGTTGATCACCTCGGAAATGGATGCCGAGACGGAAAAGTGGCAGGAGAGCGGAAGCGCTCTAGAAGAGAACAATGACATCGTGAAACGGGCGAAAAACATGTCATCGATGGCATTTTCGATGTACCAATTCACGCGAGGGGAAGGCGCCCTGAAGACCACCCAAGACCTGTTTACCCAAGCTGAGTATTTCGCCGAGGAGGCAAACAGATTGTACAAGGTTGTGAGACAATTCAGTTATCAG GTACCAGGTGGACCTCATAAGAAAGAACTCCTAGAAAATCTGGATCGAGTGCCGACCTACGTTCAGCAGCTCCAATTCACTGTGAAGAACCCTACGGTTGGCAAGGCCGCCACTTTCACGAAGGTCGATAATGTCATACAAGAAACGAAAAATCTCATGAATGTGATCTCGAAGGTGGTCACAACGTGTTTCGTCTGCGCCACAAAGGTGagttatgaaaatattctacatCCTCAATCAATTAATCTCCTAAATGAACGAAGATATGCTTTTgcacaaacaatttttttacgactGAGGTTGCCTGTATTGAATGAGTTTATATACGGTCCAAGTACATTTTtgtttacgatattttattacCGTATCTTTTATGAAACGTGA
- the LOC105828721 gene encoding alpha-catulin isoform X1, whose translation MATPDPVDPATLEIKTRSIEQTLLPLVKQISTLISHRERPLCSDRSLRAVARVGQAVNLAVERFVTVGETIADDNPAIKQDMYEACKEARVAGSAIEKLCECALEDSLADRGSVVRAARCLLGSVTKVLLLADVVVVNQLLHAKDKVARSLGRLESVSNFTEFVKAFSQFGGEMVELAHLTGDRQNDLKDERRRAQMAAARQVLERSTMMLLTSSKTCLRHPECPSAKENRDTVFCQMRRAMDLIHFVVKDGVLDCSESQSYSNSQSPEQQDWDSSTVCSALKSFERLVETTRMTLLGPGCRETLTKALETVVERTQDFTDSAYTSHEHRENILLLCDRAKLELNTLLRIGNSMNYVFRQNYEGGGGSPSSEMEQAVMGVLRATRDLRQQLCATTMEQAGDLGQVTKAGQELVSTIRNLALANDIDRLQESNDRFHEYIEHILEVCKLLRHVALSESLQVSAKFTEINLRIYGPQVVTAAHTLARYPNSKIAKENLEVFADMWQWIMTDVTTVAKDVLELSQNRPEKQVYMSLPRPGKHGTTSKPLKPVRLDSEEQAKIAKAGLEMKLITSEMDAETEKWQESGSALEENNDIVKRAKNMSSMAFSMYQFTRGEGALKTTQDLFTQAEYFAEEANRLYKVVRQFSYQVPGGPHKKELLENLDRVPTYVQQLQFTVKNPTVGKAATFTKVDNVIQETKNLMNVISKVVTTCFVCATKVSYENILHPQSINLLNERRYAFAQTIFLRLRLPVLNEFIYGPSTFLFTIFYYRIFYET comes from the exons ATTTCCACGTTAATCTCACATAGAGAACGACCGCTATGCTCGGACCGGAGTCTACGAGCGGTCGCCAGAGTCGGCCAGGCAGTAAATTTGGCCGTCGAGAGATTCGTGACTGTCGGCGAAACTATCGCGGACGACAACCCGGCAATCAAACAAGACATGTACGAGGCGTGCAAAGAAGCGAGAGTTGCGG GCTCGGCAATCGAGAAATTATGCGAATGTGCCTTGGAAGACAGCTTGGCTGACCGAGGTTCCGTCGTAAGGGCTGCCAGATGTCTCCTAGGCTCGGTGACGAAAGTCCTCCTCCTGGCAGACGTCGTCGTGGTCAATCAATTGCTTCACGCCAAGGATAAGGTCGCCCGTAGTCTCGGGCGCCTCGAAAGTGTCTCGAATTTCACGGAATTCGTCAAGGCGTTCAGCCAATTTGGAGGAGAGATGGTTGAGTTGGCGCATTTAACGGGTGATCGTCAG AATGATCTCAAAGACGAGAGGCGACGTGCGCAGATGGCAGCGGCTCGACAAGTGCTCGAGAGAAGTACCATGATGCTGCTCACATCCAGCAAAACATGTCTGAGGCATCCCGAATGTCCATCCGCTAAGGAGAACAGAGACACCGTTTTTTGCCAAATGAGAAGGGCGATGGATCTGATACATTTCGTCGTCAAGGACGGTGTATTAGACTGCAGCGAATCTCAGTCCTACTCGAATTCACAG AGCCCGGAACAACAAGACTGGGATAGCAGTACAGTTTGTTCAGCTTTGAAAAGCTTCGAAAGGCTCGTTGAAACAACGAGGATGACCCTGCTGGGACCGGGTTGTCGCGAAACACTTACAAAGGCGCTCGAAACAGTGGTCGAGAGGACACAAGACTTCACCGACAGCGCCTATACGAGTCACGAGCAtagagaaaatattcttttgctTTGCGATCGCGCGAAACTCGAGCTCAATACACTCTTGCGGATCGGCAATAGTATG AATTATGTGTTCCGTCAGAATTATGAAGGAGGCGGGGGTTCACCTAGCTCGGAAATGGAACAAGCGGTGATGGGTGTGCTACGGGCGACCAGAGACCTTCGCCAACAACTCTGCGCCACGACAATGGAGCAGGCTGGCGATCTTGGCCAAGTGACAAAAGCTGGCCAGGAACTCGTGTCAACGATCAGAAATCTCGCGCTGGCCAATGACATCGACCGTCTACAGGAGAGCAACGACAGGTTCCACGAGTATATCGAACACATTCTCGAA GTGTGCAAACTTCTGAGACACGTTGCGCTTTCGGAATCGTTGCAAGTGTCGGCCAAATTCACGGAGATCAACTTAAGAATATATGGTCCTCAGGTCGTAACGGCCGCGCACACGCTAGCTAGGTATCCCAACAGTAAAATAGCCAAGGAAAATCTCGAAG TATTTGCTGACATGTGGCAGTGGATCATGACTGACGTGACGACAGTAGCGAAAGATGTTTTGGAACTCAGTCAAAACCGACCAGAGAAGCAAGTTTACATGTCTTTGCCGCGGCCAGGG AAACATGGCACGACGAGTAAGCCGTTAAAACCAGTGCGGTTGGACAGCGAGGAACAGGCGAAGATTGCCAAGGCGGGTCTCGAGATGAAGTTGATCACCTCGGAAATGGATGCCGAGACGGAAAAGTGGCAGGAGAGCGGAAGCGCTCTAGAAGAGAACAATGACATCGTGAAACGGGCGAAAAACATGTCATCGATGGCATTTTCGATGTACCAATTCACGCGAGGGGAAGGCGCCCTGAAGACCACCCAAGACCTGTTTACCCAAGCTGAGTATTTCGCCGAGGAGGCAAACAGATTGTACAAGGTTGTGAGACAATTCAGTTATCAG GTACCAGGTGGACCTCATAAGAAAGAACTCCTAGAAAATCTGGATCGAGTGCCGACCTACGTTCAGCAGCTCCAATTCACTGTGAAGAACCCTACGGTTGGCAAGGCCGCCACTTTCACGAAGGTCGATAATGTCATACAAGAAACGAAAAATCTCATGAATGTGATCTCGAAGGTGGTCACAACGTGTTTCGTCTGCGCCACAAAGGTGagttatgaaaatattctacatCCTCAATCAATTAATCTCCTAAATGAACGAAGATATGCTTTTgcacaaacaatttttttacgactGAGGTTGCCTGTATTGAATGAGTTTATATACGGTCCAAGTACATTTTtgtttacgatattttattacCGTATCTTTTATGAAACGTGA
- the LOC105828721 gene encoding alpha-catulin isoform X5, whose translation MESSMISTLISHRERPLCSDRSLRAVARVGQAVNLAVERFVTVGETIADDNPAIKQDMYEACKEARVAGSAIEKLCECALEDSLADRGSVVRAARCLLGSVTKVLLLADVVVVNQLLHAKDKVARSLGRLESVSNFTEFVKAFSQFGGEMVELAHLTGDRQNDLKDERRRAQMAAARQVLERSTMMLLTSSKTCLRHPECPSAKENRDTVFCQMRRAMDLIHFVVKDGVLDCSESQSYSNSQSPEQQDWDSSTVCSALKSFERLVETTRMTLLGPGCRETLTKALETVVERTQDFTDSAYTSHEHRENILLLCDRAKLELNTLLRIGNSMNYVFRQNYEGGGGSPSSEMEQAVMGVLRATRDLRQQLCATTMEQAGDLGQVTKAGQELVSTIRNLALANDIDRLQESNDRFHEYIEHILEVCKLLRHVALSESLQVSAKFTEINLRIYGPQVVTAAHTLARYPNSKIAKENLEVFADMWQWIMTDVTTVAKDVLELSQNRPEKQVYMSLPRPGKHGTTSKPLKPVRLDSEEQAKIAKAGLEMKLITSEMDAETEKWQESGSALEENNDIVKRAKNMSSMAFSMYQFTRGEGALKTTQDLFTQAEYFAEEANRLYKVVRQFSYQVPGGPHKKELLENLDRVPTYVQQLQFTVKNPTVGKAATFTKVDNVIQETKNLMNVISKVVTTCFVCATKVSYENILHPQSINLLNERRYAFAQTIFLRLRLPVLNEFIYGPSTFLFTIFYYRIFYET comes from the exons ATTTCCACGTTAATCTCACATAGAGAACGACCGCTATGCTCGGACCGGAGTCTACGAGCGGTCGCCAGAGTCGGCCAGGCAGTAAATTTGGCCGTCGAGAGATTCGTGACTGTCGGCGAAACTATCGCGGACGACAACCCGGCAATCAAACAAGACATGTACGAGGCGTGCAAAGAAGCGAGAGTTGCGG GCTCGGCAATCGAGAAATTATGCGAATGTGCCTTGGAAGACAGCTTGGCTGACCGAGGTTCCGTCGTAAGGGCTGCCAGATGTCTCCTAGGCTCGGTGACGAAAGTCCTCCTCCTGGCAGACGTCGTCGTGGTCAATCAATTGCTTCACGCCAAGGATAAGGTCGCCCGTAGTCTCGGGCGCCTCGAAAGTGTCTCGAATTTCACGGAATTCGTCAAGGCGTTCAGCCAATTTGGAGGAGAGATGGTTGAGTTGGCGCATTTAACGGGTGATCGTCAG AATGATCTCAAAGACGAGAGGCGACGTGCGCAGATGGCAGCGGCTCGACAAGTGCTCGAGAGAAGTACCATGATGCTGCTCACATCCAGCAAAACATGTCTGAGGCATCCCGAATGTCCATCCGCTAAGGAGAACAGAGACACCGTTTTTTGCCAAATGAGAAGGGCGATGGATCTGATACATTTCGTCGTCAAGGACGGTGTATTAGACTGCAGCGAATCTCAGTCCTACTCGAATTCACAG AGCCCGGAACAACAAGACTGGGATAGCAGTACAGTTTGTTCAGCTTTGAAAAGCTTCGAAAGGCTCGTTGAAACAACGAGGATGACCCTGCTGGGACCGGGTTGTCGCGAAACACTTACAAAGGCGCTCGAAACAGTGGTCGAGAGGACACAAGACTTCACCGACAGCGCCTATACGAGTCACGAGCAtagagaaaatattcttttgctTTGCGATCGCGCGAAACTCGAGCTCAATACACTCTTGCGGATCGGCAATAGTATG AATTATGTGTTCCGTCAGAATTATGAAGGAGGCGGGGGTTCACCTAGCTCGGAAATGGAACAAGCGGTGATGGGTGTGCTACGGGCGACCAGAGACCTTCGCCAACAACTCTGCGCCACGACAATGGAGCAGGCTGGCGATCTTGGCCAAGTGACAAAAGCTGGCCAGGAACTCGTGTCAACGATCAGAAATCTCGCGCTGGCCAATGACATCGACCGTCTACAGGAGAGCAACGACAGGTTCCACGAGTATATCGAACACATTCTCGAA GTGTGCAAACTTCTGAGACACGTTGCGCTTTCGGAATCGTTGCAAGTGTCGGCCAAATTCACGGAGATCAACTTAAGAATATATGGTCCTCAGGTCGTAACGGCCGCGCACACGCTAGCTAGGTATCCCAACAGTAAAATAGCCAAGGAAAATCTCGAAG TATTTGCTGACATGTGGCAGTGGATCATGACTGACGTGACGACAGTAGCGAAAGATGTTTTGGAACTCAGTCAAAACCGACCAGAGAAGCAAGTTTACATGTCTTTGCCGCGGCCAGGG AAACATGGCACGACGAGTAAGCCGTTAAAACCAGTGCGGTTGGACAGCGAGGAACAGGCGAAGATTGCCAAGGCGGGTCTCGAGATGAAGTTGATCACCTCGGAAATGGATGCCGAGACGGAAAAGTGGCAGGAGAGCGGAAGCGCTCTAGAAGAGAACAATGACATCGTGAAACGGGCGAAAAACATGTCATCGATGGCATTTTCGATGTACCAATTCACGCGAGGGGAAGGCGCCCTGAAGACCACCCAAGACCTGTTTACCCAAGCTGAGTATTTCGCCGAGGAGGCAAACAGATTGTACAAGGTTGTGAGACAATTCAGTTATCAG GTACCAGGTGGACCTCATAAGAAAGAACTCCTAGAAAATCTGGATCGAGTGCCGACCTACGTTCAGCAGCTCCAATTCACTGTGAAGAACCCTACGGTTGGCAAGGCCGCCACTTTCACGAAGGTCGATAATGTCATACAAGAAACGAAAAATCTCATGAATGTGATCTCGAAGGTGGTCACAACGTGTTTCGTCTGCGCCACAAAGGTGagttatgaaaatattctacatCCTCAATCAATTAATCTCCTAAATGAACGAAGATATGCTTTTgcacaaacaatttttttacgactGAGGTTGCCTGTATTGAATGAGTTTATATACGGTCCAAGTACATTTTtgtttacgatattttattacCGTATCTTTTATGAAACGTGA